A window from Salvia miltiorrhiza cultivar Shanhuang (shh) chromosome 2, IMPLAD_Smil_shh, whole genome shotgun sequence encodes these proteins:
- the LOC131007969 gene encoding uncharacterized protein LOC131007969, translating to METAWRLIDGKEFSFDVLRTRYLDNFSHAKWALASSPFWMSIRDLVDNMVENSFSFISTGASTLFWHDDWLGYKLVDKLGIPDFMHMFLNQAIDDYYFDRIWHFTKDFVVRFSDVVVDMLLLPIGEEEDAHYWKLSATGKVTSALAYAEISQSFPKVR from the coding sequence ATGGAAACTGCTTGGCGCCTTATTGATGGAAAAGAGTTTTCTTTTGATGTTCTTCGTACTAGGTATTTGGATAATTTCAGTCATGCTAAATGGGCCTTGGCGTCTTCTCCTTTTTGGATGAGCATTCGTGATTTGGTTGACAATATGGTGGagaattctttttctttcattAGTACTGGTGCTAGTACTTTGTTCTGGCATGACGATTGGCTAGGATATAAGCTGGTGGATAAACTTGGAATTCCTGATTTCATGCATATGTTCTTAAACCAGGCTATTGATGATTATTACTTCGATAGAATATGGCATTTCACTAAAGACTTTGTTGTTCGATTCTCGGATGTGGTCGTGGATATGCTTCTCCTCCCGATTGGTGAGGAGGAAGACGCACACTATTGGAAGCTTTCTGCTACTGGCAAGGTCACCTCGGCTTTAGCCTATGCTGAGATCAGTCAGTCCTTTCCCAAAGTTCGTTAG